The following proteins come from a genomic window of Pocillopora verrucosa isolate sample1 chromosome 6, ASM3666991v2, whole genome shotgun sequence:
- the LOC131775121 gene encoding A disintegrin and metalloproteinase with thrombospondin motifs 12 isoform X1, whose protein sequence is MRMSDSIAMSERMYRMRCPSSNWLFLVFSLLLSIDAVLARKSEQNVHLHMTKREIEHYFGVKDHTKIPEYDISSPHHTDVNGRTTSPFRIRRDVGHSDILHYDVHAFGSKLRLRLKRNGNLMAPNLVIERHHGEGMVTTQSAPKNKYYLGQVLSDPDSLVALRGDRSLMGMIRTSRETLFIQPLSPHLARRVRRNAYSTPHLIYRIPTQEAVSCEMQSTGKDRIKRSTLNRKTREVKTNGYKFLEGALIVPKSYEEKYGTDKFATVLLAIANMVAGMYQDPSIGKIKVYYVVTRIVVMESTVKLANFTKVDSNSKKLSQMLKWAGPSTLRSNNDPDHYDVFSYVSNEIKSGGLAIANQICSKAGAGNGNINADVGLQTALHVAHEIGHNLYLDHDGDVGCPQHQYIMEAVLPSGIYAATWSNCSRRVLQKFLGGSKSWCLDNTPLGDLPTLKPEYHGKLPGEIFDGDAQCVMQYGADYVLSPHQKGVCDKLYCFNPKSGVQLSRLAPIADGAPCAERKWCISGKCVDNGKPRINGGWSAWSRYHSPCTRPCNGGVTFRTRTCTNPEPSNGGESCVGESKEWKICNSQACQEGAKTFREEQCLRKQSGSVPYFVSSSLCGLYCRVGNLVRGKGTVEDGTRCKADKNTYDVCIQGKCRPVGCDHVLDSNAMVDRCGKCGGDGDQCFVISGSYTASHTVKGLENADVVQRLLIGAYDVSFKMRQSSRNYLGVQADNGTYLVGNVSKNVQEVSVANTVIQYTRKKSKYKVILTIPGPTDQILKVVYVYVQGGNPGVDFDFKRVVQPSDTPPENKFEWVTSTWSACSTTCGQGVRTRSARCIRSDDKTPASDEACGAKITSESCQVKDCPSEWHTTDWSTCSRSCGNGLQTRDVICRKKINPTDYGPSTNCPADQKPSISEKVQYCNSIDCLADWDTQEGLLKDKCGEPIDPATLSCYRLDHFGQKAMVPNLLCRYRAKPTRLPCTTTSSPTEQGKEHTAAPTDPTASVDKNGSQSYRHQNAIFTSVLVPVLQILLEYYNLG, encoded by the exons ATGAGAATGTCTGATTCCATTGCCATGTCAGAAAG AATGTACAGAATGCGCTGTCCATCGTCCAATTGGCTTTTCCTGGTTTTTTCGTTGCTTCTATCCATTG ACGCTGTCCTAGCAAGGAAATCTGAACAA AATGTCCACCTTCACATGACCAAGAGAGAAATAGAGCATTACTTTGGTGTCAAGGATCATACAAAAA TTCCCGAATACGATATTAGCTCGCCACATCATACAGACGTTAATGGAAGGACTACGTCTCCCTTTCGCATCAGGAGAGATGTGGGTCATTCAGATATTTTACATTACGACGTGCATGCATTTGGTTCCAAATTACGGCTTAGATTGAAGCGAAATGGTAATCTCATGGCACCGAACTTAGTTATTGAGAGACATCACGGAGAGGGTATGGTAACGACTCAATCTGCACCCAAAAACAAATACTACTTGGGACAAGTTTTGTCCGATCCAGATTCCTTGGTGGCCTTGCGAGGTGACAGAAGCTTG atGGGTATGATCAGGACTTCTCGAGAAACACTATTTATACAGCCGCTCTCGCCACACTTGGCCAGGAGAGTAAGGAGAAATGCGTACTCTACGCCGCACTTGATTTACAGAATTCCAACACAAGAAGCGGTTTCCTGTGAAATGCAGTCAACAG gaaaagaTCGTATCAAGAGATCTACACTTAATAGGAAGACTcgtgaagtaaaaacaaatggCTATAAGTTTCTTGAAGGAGCGTTAATTGTTCCTAAAAGCTACGAAGAGAAGTATGGAACAGATAAATTTGCCACAGTACTCCTCGCTATTGCCAACATG GTTGCTGGTATGTATCAAGATCCCAGTATAGGAAAAATCAAGGTCTATTACGTGGTTACCAGGATTGTTGTTATGGAGTCAACAGTAAAGCTG GCTAATTTCACCAAGGTCGACAGCAATAGCAAGAAGCTGTCACAGATGTTGAAATGGGCGGGACCTTCAACACTAAGAAGTAATAACGACCCGGATCACTATGACGTGTTCAGTTACGTGTCAAA TGAAATAAAAAGCGGAG GTCTCGCCATTGCTAACCAGATCTGCTCCAAGGCAGGCGCAGGGAATGGTAACATCAACGCTGATGTTGGTCTTCAAACTGCACTTCACGTCGCACACGAGATAGGTCACAA CCTTTACCTTGATCATGATGGCGATGTAGGGTGTCCGCAGCATCAATACATTATGGAAGCTGTTTTACCGAGTGGTATCTATGCAGCAACCTGGTCAAATTGTTCGCGGAGGGTCCTTCAGAAATTTTTAGG AGGCAGCAAGTCTTGGTGTTTAGATAACACACCCCTCGGCGATCTTCCAACCCTTAAACCTGAGTATCACGGCAAACTTCCCGGGGAAATCTTCGATGGAGACGCTCAGTGTGTCATGCAGTACGGCGCTGATTACGTATTGTCACCTCATCAAAAG ggagtaTGCGATAAGTTATATTGCTTTAATCCCAAAAGTGGAGTGCAATTGAGTCGACTAGCACCGATAGCTGATGGGGCACCCTGTGCAGAACGCAAG TGGTGCATAAGCGGGAAATGTGTAGACAATGGCAAACCAAGAATTAATGGAGGTTGGAGCGCGTGGTCTCGTTACCACTCACCATGTACACGGCCATGTAACGGCGGAGTCACGTTCAGAACTCGAACTTGTACAAATCCTGA ACCATCTAATGGCGGGGAATCCTGCGTTGGAGAAAGCAAGGAGTGGAAAATTTGTAACTCGCAG GCCTGTCAAGAAGGAGCAAAAACATTTAGAGAGGAGCAGTGTTTAAGAAAGCAATCTGGCTCAGTTCCCTACTTTGTTTCAAGTT cCCTTTGTGGATTGTACTGTCGTGTCGGAAACCTTGTGAGAGGCAAAGGTACCGTAGAAGACGGAACGCGTTGCAAGGCAGACAAAAACACTTATGATGTGTGTATCCAAGGAAAATGCCGA CCGGTTGGCTGTGATCACGTTCTGGACTCCAACGCAATGGTAGATCGCTGTGGCAAATGTGGCGGCGATGGGGACCAATGCTTCGTTATTTCTGGAAGTTATACGGCCTCTCACACTGTAAAAG gTCTTGAAAATGCAGATGTCGTTCAAAGACTTCTCATTGGTGCTTACGacgtttctttcaaaatgaggcAGTCATCACGTAATTACCTCG GGGTTCAAGCGGACAATGGAACATATTTAGTGGGCAACGTAAGTAAAAACGTCCAGGAAGTTTCTGTTGCTAACACAGTTATCCAGTATACCCGCAAGAAGTCAAAGTACAAAGTGATACTCACGATTCCAGGTCCTACAGATCAGATTCTTAAAGTAGTG tatGTTTATGTCCAAGGTGGAAATCCAGGAGTAGACTTTGACTTTAAAAGGGTCGTTCAACCTTCCGACACACCGCCTGAGAATAAATTTGAATGGGTGACATCCACGTGGTCCGCCTGTTCCACAACGTGTGGCCAAG GTGTTCGTACACGCTCAGCGAGATGTATTCGGTCAGATGACAAAACACCCGCCAGCGATGAAGCCTGTGGAGCAAAAATTACAAGTGAATCATGCCAGGTCAAGGACTGTCCCTCGGA ATGGCACACCACTGATTGGTCAACATGTTCCAGATCATGTGGCAATGGGTTGCAGACACGCGATGTCATCTGCCGTAAGAAGATCAACCCTACAGATTATGGACCAAGCACAAACTGTCCCGCTGACCAAAAACCCAGCATTTCTGAGAAGGTTCAATATTGTAACAGCATCGATTGCCTGGCTGATTGGGACACTCAAGAGGGGCTACTG AAAGACAAATGCGGGGAGCCAATTGATCCAGCGACGCTCTCTTGTTACCGATTGGATCACTTTGGCCAAAAAGCTATGGTTCCGAATCTTTTATGTAGGTACAGAGCCAAGCCGACACGTCTCCCATGTACAACTACATCAAGCCCCACGGAACAAGGCAAGGAACATACCGCAGCCCCCACAGACCCCACAGCCTCCGTCGACAAAAACGGTTCACAATCATATCGACATCAAAATGCAATATTTACCAGCGTATTGGTTCCTGTGCTTCAGATTTTGCTGGAGTATTATAATTTGGGATAA
- the LOC131775121 gene encoding A disintegrin and metalloproteinase with thrombospondin motifs 12 isoform X3 — MTKREIEHYFGVKDHTKIPEYDISSPHHTDVNGRTTSPFRIRRDVGHSDILHYDVHAFGSKLRLRLKRNGNLMAPNLVIERHHGEGMVTTQSAPKNKYYLGQVLSDPDSLVALRGDRSLMGMIRTSRETLFIQPLSPHLARRVRRNAYSTPHLIYRIPTQEAVSCEMQSTGKDRIKRSTLNRKTREVKTNGYKFLEGALIVPKSYEEKYGTDKFATVLLAIANMVAGMYQDPSIGKIKVYYVVTRIVVMESTVKLANFTKVDSNSKKLSQMLKWAGPSTLRSNNDPDHYDVFSYVSNEIKSGGLAIANQICSKAGAGNGNINADVGLQTALHVAHEIGHNLYLDHDGDVGCPQHQYIMEAVLPSGIYAATWSNCSRRVLQKFLGGSKSWCLDNTPLGDLPTLKPEYHGKLPGEIFDGDAQCVMQYGADYVLSPHQKGVCDKLYCFNPKSGVQLSRLAPIADGAPCAERKWCISGKCVDNGKPRINGGWSAWSRYHSPCTRPCNGGVTFRTRTCTNPEPSNGGESCVGESKEWKICNSQACQEGAKTFREEQCLRKQSGSVPYFVSSSLCGLYCRVGNLVRGKGTVEDGTRCKADKNTYDVCIQGKCRPVGCDHVLDSNAMVDRCGKCGGDGDQCFVISGSYTASHTVKGLENADVVQRLLIGAYDVSFKMRQSSRNYLGVQADNGTYLVGNVSKNVQEVSVANTVIQYTRKKSKYKVILTIPGPTDQILKVVYVYVQGGNPGVDFDFKRVVQPSDTPPENKFEWVTSTWSACSTTCGQGVRTRSARCIRSDDKTPASDEACGAKITSESCQVKDCPSEWHTTDWSTCSRSCGNGLQTRDVICRKKINPTDYGPSTNCPADQKPSISEKVQYCNSIDCLADWDTQEGLLKDKCGEPIDPATLSCYRLDHFGQKAMVPNLLCRYRAKPTRLPCTTTSSPTEQGKEHTAAPTDPTASVDKNGSQSYRHQNAIFTSVLVPVLQILLEYYNLG; from the exons ATGACCAAGAGAGAAATAGAGCATTACTTTGGTGTCAAGGATCATACAAAAA TTCCCGAATACGATATTAGCTCGCCACATCATACAGACGTTAATGGAAGGACTACGTCTCCCTTTCGCATCAGGAGAGATGTGGGTCATTCAGATATTTTACATTACGACGTGCATGCATTTGGTTCCAAATTACGGCTTAGATTGAAGCGAAATGGTAATCTCATGGCACCGAACTTAGTTATTGAGAGACATCACGGAGAGGGTATGGTAACGACTCAATCTGCACCCAAAAACAAATACTACTTGGGACAAGTTTTGTCCGATCCAGATTCCTTGGTGGCCTTGCGAGGTGACAGAAGCTTG atGGGTATGATCAGGACTTCTCGAGAAACACTATTTATACAGCCGCTCTCGCCACACTTGGCCAGGAGAGTAAGGAGAAATGCGTACTCTACGCCGCACTTGATTTACAGAATTCCAACACAAGAAGCGGTTTCCTGTGAAATGCAGTCAACAG gaaaagaTCGTATCAAGAGATCTACACTTAATAGGAAGACTcgtgaagtaaaaacaaatggCTATAAGTTTCTTGAAGGAGCGTTAATTGTTCCTAAAAGCTACGAAGAGAAGTATGGAACAGATAAATTTGCCACAGTACTCCTCGCTATTGCCAACATG GTTGCTGGTATGTATCAAGATCCCAGTATAGGAAAAATCAAGGTCTATTACGTGGTTACCAGGATTGTTGTTATGGAGTCAACAGTAAAGCTG GCTAATTTCACCAAGGTCGACAGCAATAGCAAGAAGCTGTCACAGATGTTGAAATGGGCGGGACCTTCAACACTAAGAAGTAATAACGACCCGGATCACTATGACGTGTTCAGTTACGTGTCAAA TGAAATAAAAAGCGGAG GTCTCGCCATTGCTAACCAGATCTGCTCCAAGGCAGGCGCAGGGAATGGTAACATCAACGCTGATGTTGGTCTTCAAACTGCACTTCACGTCGCACACGAGATAGGTCACAA CCTTTACCTTGATCATGATGGCGATGTAGGGTGTCCGCAGCATCAATACATTATGGAAGCTGTTTTACCGAGTGGTATCTATGCAGCAACCTGGTCAAATTGTTCGCGGAGGGTCCTTCAGAAATTTTTAGG AGGCAGCAAGTCTTGGTGTTTAGATAACACACCCCTCGGCGATCTTCCAACCCTTAAACCTGAGTATCACGGCAAACTTCCCGGGGAAATCTTCGATGGAGACGCTCAGTGTGTCATGCAGTACGGCGCTGATTACGTATTGTCACCTCATCAAAAG ggagtaTGCGATAAGTTATATTGCTTTAATCCCAAAAGTGGAGTGCAATTGAGTCGACTAGCACCGATAGCTGATGGGGCACCCTGTGCAGAACGCAAG TGGTGCATAAGCGGGAAATGTGTAGACAATGGCAAACCAAGAATTAATGGAGGTTGGAGCGCGTGGTCTCGTTACCACTCACCATGTACACGGCCATGTAACGGCGGAGTCACGTTCAGAACTCGAACTTGTACAAATCCTGA ACCATCTAATGGCGGGGAATCCTGCGTTGGAGAAAGCAAGGAGTGGAAAATTTGTAACTCGCAG GCCTGTCAAGAAGGAGCAAAAACATTTAGAGAGGAGCAGTGTTTAAGAAAGCAATCTGGCTCAGTTCCCTACTTTGTTTCAAGTT cCCTTTGTGGATTGTACTGTCGTGTCGGAAACCTTGTGAGAGGCAAAGGTACCGTAGAAGACGGAACGCGTTGCAAGGCAGACAAAAACACTTATGATGTGTGTATCCAAGGAAAATGCCGA CCGGTTGGCTGTGATCACGTTCTGGACTCCAACGCAATGGTAGATCGCTGTGGCAAATGTGGCGGCGATGGGGACCAATGCTTCGTTATTTCTGGAAGTTATACGGCCTCTCACACTGTAAAAG gTCTTGAAAATGCAGATGTCGTTCAAAGACTTCTCATTGGTGCTTACGacgtttctttcaaaatgaggcAGTCATCACGTAATTACCTCG GGGTTCAAGCGGACAATGGAACATATTTAGTGGGCAACGTAAGTAAAAACGTCCAGGAAGTTTCTGTTGCTAACACAGTTATCCAGTATACCCGCAAGAAGTCAAAGTACAAAGTGATACTCACGATTCCAGGTCCTACAGATCAGATTCTTAAAGTAGTG tatGTTTATGTCCAAGGTGGAAATCCAGGAGTAGACTTTGACTTTAAAAGGGTCGTTCAACCTTCCGACACACCGCCTGAGAATAAATTTGAATGGGTGACATCCACGTGGTCCGCCTGTTCCACAACGTGTGGCCAAG GTGTTCGTACACGCTCAGCGAGATGTATTCGGTCAGATGACAAAACACCCGCCAGCGATGAAGCCTGTGGAGCAAAAATTACAAGTGAATCATGCCAGGTCAAGGACTGTCCCTCGGA ATGGCACACCACTGATTGGTCAACATGTTCCAGATCATGTGGCAATGGGTTGCAGACACGCGATGTCATCTGCCGTAAGAAGATCAACCCTACAGATTATGGACCAAGCACAAACTGTCCCGCTGACCAAAAACCCAGCATTTCTGAGAAGGTTCAATATTGTAACAGCATCGATTGCCTGGCTGATTGGGACACTCAAGAGGGGCTACTG AAAGACAAATGCGGGGAGCCAATTGATCCAGCGACGCTCTCTTGTTACCGATTGGATCACTTTGGCCAAAAAGCTATGGTTCCGAATCTTTTATGTAGGTACAGAGCCAAGCCGACACGTCTCCCATGTACAACTACATCAAGCCCCACGGAACAAGGCAAGGAACATACCGCAGCCCCCACAGACCCCACAGCCTCCGTCGACAAAAACGGTTCACAATCATATCGACATCAAAATGCAATATTTACCAGCGTATTGGTTCCTGTGCTTCAGATTTTGCTGGAGTATTATAATTTGGGATAA
- the LOC131775121 gene encoding A disintegrin and metalloproteinase with thrombospondin motifs 12 isoform X2 has protein sequence MYRMRCPSSNWLFLVFSLLLSIDAVLARKSEQNVHLHMTKREIEHYFGVKDHTKIPEYDISSPHHTDVNGRTTSPFRIRRDVGHSDILHYDVHAFGSKLRLRLKRNGNLMAPNLVIERHHGEGMVTTQSAPKNKYYLGQVLSDPDSLVALRGDRSLMGMIRTSRETLFIQPLSPHLARRVRRNAYSTPHLIYRIPTQEAVSCEMQSTGKDRIKRSTLNRKTREVKTNGYKFLEGALIVPKSYEEKYGTDKFATVLLAIANMVAGMYQDPSIGKIKVYYVVTRIVVMESTVKLANFTKVDSNSKKLSQMLKWAGPSTLRSNNDPDHYDVFSYVSNEIKSGGLAIANQICSKAGAGNGNINADVGLQTALHVAHEIGHNLYLDHDGDVGCPQHQYIMEAVLPSGIYAATWSNCSRRVLQKFLGGSKSWCLDNTPLGDLPTLKPEYHGKLPGEIFDGDAQCVMQYGADYVLSPHQKGVCDKLYCFNPKSGVQLSRLAPIADGAPCAERKWCISGKCVDNGKPRINGGWSAWSRYHSPCTRPCNGGVTFRTRTCTNPEPSNGGESCVGESKEWKICNSQACQEGAKTFREEQCLRKQSGSVPYFVSSSLCGLYCRVGNLVRGKGTVEDGTRCKADKNTYDVCIQGKCRPVGCDHVLDSNAMVDRCGKCGGDGDQCFVISGSYTASHTVKGLENADVVQRLLIGAYDVSFKMRQSSRNYLGVQADNGTYLVGNVSKNVQEVSVANTVIQYTRKKSKYKVILTIPGPTDQILKVVYVYVQGGNPGVDFDFKRVVQPSDTPPENKFEWVTSTWSACSTTCGQGVRTRSARCIRSDDKTPASDEACGAKITSESCQVKDCPSEWHTTDWSTCSRSCGNGLQTRDVICRKKINPTDYGPSTNCPADQKPSISEKVQYCNSIDCLADWDTQEGLLKDKCGEPIDPATLSCYRLDHFGQKAMVPNLLCRYRAKPTRLPCTTTSSPTEQGKEHTAAPTDPTASVDKNGSQSYRHQNAIFTSVLVPVLQILLEYYNLG, from the exons ATGTACAGAATGCGCTGTCCATCGTCCAATTGGCTTTTCCTGGTTTTTTCGTTGCTTCTATCCATTG ACGCTGTCCTAGCAAGGAAATCTGAACAA AATGTCCACCTTCACATGACCAAGAGAGAAATAGAGCATTACTTTGGTGTCAAGGATCATACAAAAA TTCCCGAATACGATATTAGCTCGCCACATCATACAGACGTTAATGGAAGGACTACGTCTCCCTTTCGCATCAGGAGAGATGTGGGTCATTCAGATATTTTACATTACGACGTGCATGCATTTGGTTCCAAATTACGGCTTAGATTGAAGCGAAATGGTAATCTCATGGCACCGAACTTAGTTATTGAGAGACATCACGGAGAGGGTATGGTAACGACTCAATCTGCACCCAAAAACAAATACTACTTGGGACAAGTTTTGTCCGATCCAGATTCCTTGGTGGCCTTGCGAGGTGACAGAAGCTTG atGGGTATGATCAGGACTTCTCGAGAAACACTATTTATACAGCCGCTCTCGCCACACTTGGCCAGGAGAGTAAGGAGAAATGCGTACTCTACGCCGCACTTGATTTACAGAATTCCAACACAAGAAGCGGTTTCCTGTGAAATGCAGTCAACAG gaaaagaTCGTATCAAGAGATCTACACTTAATAGGAAGACTcgtgaagtaaaaacaaatggCTATAAGTTTCTTGAAGGAGCGTTAATTGTTCCTAAAAGCTACGAAGAGAAGTATGGAACAGATAAATTTGCCACAGTACTCCTCGCTATTGCCAACATG GTTGCTGGTATGTATCAAGATCCCAGTATAGGAAAAATCAAGGTCTATTACGTGGTTACCAGGATTGTTGTTATGGAGTCAACAGTAAAGCTG GCTAATTTCACCAAGGTCGACAGCAATAGCAAGAAGCTGTCACAGATGTTGAAATGGGCGGGACCTTCAACACTAAGAAGTAATAACGACCCGGATCACTATGACGTGTTCAGTTACGTGTCAAA TGAAATAAAAAGCGGAG GTCTCGCCATTGCTAACCAGATCTGCTCCAAGGCAGGCGCAGGGAATGGTAACATCAACGCTGATGTTGGTCTTCAAACTGCACTTCACGTCGCACACGAGATAGGTCACAA CCTTTACCTTGATCATGATGGCGATGTAGGGTGTCCGCAGCATCAATACATTATGGAAGCTGTTTTACCGAGTGGTATCTATGCAGCAACCTGGTCAAATTGTTCGCGGAGGGTCCTTCAGAAATTTTTAGG AGGCAGCAAGTCTTGGTGTTTAGATAACACACCCCTCGGCGATCTTCCAACCCTTAAACCTGAGTATCACGGCAAACTTCCCGGGGAAATCTTCGATGGAGACGCTCAGTGTGTCATGCAGTACGGCGCTGATTACGTATTGTCACCTCATCAAAAG ggagtaTGCGATAAGTTATATTGCTTTAATCCCAAAAGTGGAGTGCAATTGAGTCGACTAGCACCGATAGCTGATGGGGCACCCTGTGCAGAACGCAAG TGGTGCATAAGCGGGAAATGTGTAGACAATGGCAAACCAAGAATTAATGGAGGTTGGAGCGCGTGGTCTCGTTACCACTCACCATGTACACGGCCATGTAACGGCGGAGTCACGTTCAGAACTCGAACTTGTACAAATCCTGA ACCATCTAATGGCGGGGAATCCTGCGTTGGAGAAAGCAAGGAGTGGAAAATTTGTAACTCGCAG GCCTGTCAAGAAGGAGCAAAAACATTTAGAGAGGAGCAGTGTTTAAGAAAGCAATCTGGCTCAGTTCCCTACTTTGTTTCAAGTT cCCTTTGTGGATTGTACTGTCGTGTCGGAAACCTTGTGAGAGGCAAAGGTACCGTAGAAGACGGAACGCGTTGCAAGGCAGACAAAAACACTTATGATGTGTGTATCCAAGGAAAATGCCGA CCGGTTGGCTGTGATCACGTTCTGGACTCCAACGCAATGGTAGATCGCTGTGGCAAATGTGGCGGCGATGGGGACCAATGCTTCGTTATTTCTGGAAGTTATACGGCCTCTCACACTGTAAAAG gTCTTGAAAATGCAGATGTCGTTCAAAGACTTCTCATTGGTGCTTACGacgtttctttcaaaatgaggcAGTCATCACGTAATTACCTCG GGGTTCAAGCGGACAATGGAACATATTTAGTGGGCAACGTAAGTAAAAACGTCCAGGAAGTTTCTGTTGCTAACACAGTTATCCAGTATACCCGCAAGAAGTCAAAGTACAAAGTGATACTCACGATTCCAGGTCCTACAGATCAGATTCTTAAAGTAGTG tatGTTTATGTCCAAGGTGGAAATCCAGGAGTAGACTTTGACTTTAAAAGGGTCGTTCAACCTTCCGACACACCGCCTGAGAATAAATTTGAATGGGTGACATCCACGTGGTCCGCCTGTTCCACAACGTGTGGCCAAG GTGTTCGTACACGCTCAGCGAGATGTATTCGGTCAGATGACAAAACACCCGCCAGCGATGAAGCCTGTGGAGCAAAAATTACAAGTGAATCATGCCAGGTCAAGGACTGTCCCTCGGA ATGGCACACCACTGATTGGTCAACATGTTCCAGATCATGTGGCAATGGGTTGCAGACACGCGATGTCATCTGCCGTAAGAAGATCAACCCTACAGATTATGGACCAAGCACAAACTGTCCCGCTGACCAAAAACCCAGCATTTCTGAGAAGGTTCAATATTGTAACAGCATCGATTGCCTGGCTGATTGGGACACTCAAGAGGGGCTACTG AAAGACAAATGCGGGGAGCCAATTGATCCAGCGACGCTCTCTTGTTACCGATTGGATCACTTTGGCCAAAAAGCTATGGTTCCGAATCTTTTATGTAGGTACAGAGCCAAGCCGACACGTCTCCCATGTACAACTACATCAAGCCCCACGGAACAAGGCAAGGAACATACCGCAGCCCCCACAGACCCCACAGCCTCCGTCGACAAAAACGGTTCACAATCATATCGACATCAAAATGCAATATTTACCAGCGTATTGGTTCCTGTGCTTCAGATTTTGCTGGAGTATTATAATTTGGGATAA